The proteins below come from a single Eucalyptus grandis isolate ANBG69807.140 chromosome 3, ASM1654582v1, whole genome shotgun sequence genomic window:
- the LOC104438621 gene encoding LOW QUALITY PROTEIN: secoisolariciresinol dehydrogenase (The sequence of the model RefSeq protein was modified relative to this genomic sequence to represent the inferred CDS: deleted 1 base in 1 codon) yields MATTTLLPREARRLEGKVAVITGGAGGIGESTARLFSKHGAKVIIADIRDDLGKSVCKDLGAETASFVHCDVSIESDVENAIATAVDKFGKLDIMVNNAAISDPPKANILDNDKADFERVISVNLTGVFLGTKHAARAMIPSRSGSIINSGSVSSSVGGVASHAYTSSKHAVVGLTRNVAAELGRYGIRVNCVSPYFILTPLTKEFFKVDESSGVRVYSNLDGVSLQEEDVAKAALYLGSDESKYVSGQNLAVDGGFTTINPAFGLFARA; encoded by the exons ATGGCGACCACAACACTCCTCCCCCGGGAAGCACGAAG ACTGGAGGGAAAGGTGGCAGTGATCACAGGTGGGGCGGGCGGCATAGGAGAATCGACCGCGAGGCTCTTCTCGAAGCATGGGGCTAAAGTCATTATAGCCGACATTCGCGACGACTTGGGCAAGTCGGTGTGCAAGGATCTGGGTGCCGAAACCGCATCCTTTGTGCATTGCGATGTATCAATCGAGTCCGATGTTGAAAACGCTATTGCCACTGCGGTCGACAAGTTTGGAAAGCTGGACATAATGGTGAACAATGCTGCGATCAGCGACCCGCCTAAGGCCAACATATTAGACAATGACAAGGCCGACTTCGAGAGGGTGATCAGCGTGAACTTGACGGGCGTCTTCTTAGGGACCAAGCACGCTGCTCGAGCCATGATCCCGTCACGGAGCGGAAGCATCATCAAT TCGGGGAGCGTCAGCTCGAGCGTGGGCGGGGTCGCGTCCCACGCGTACACCAGCTCCAAGCATGCTGTCGTGGGGCTCACGAGGAACGTGGCCGCAGAGCTCGGGCGATATGGAATTCGTGTGAACTGTGTCTCGCCTTATTTCATTCTGACGCCATTGACAAAGGAGTTCTTCAAAGTCGACGAGAGTTCAGGAGTCCGAGTGTATTCTAACTTGGATGGGGTGAGTCTACAGGAAGAAGATGTTGCGAAGGCTGCTCTGTATCTGGGGAGTGATGAGTCCAAGTACGTCAGTGGCCAGAATCTAGCGGTGGATGGAGGCTTCACCACCATCAATCCCGCCTTTGGATTGTTTGCTCGTGCTTAA
- the LOC104438619 gene encoding 3-hydroxyisobutyryl-CoA hydrolase 1, with protein sequence MQSLSSTELFRRDLTEQPVLFEEHSGVRKVILNRPSKLNSLNLEMISQMFSKLKIYEDDPTINAVILKGNGKAFCAGGDVFQSICSMLTGHWSFGASFYKKQLTLDHLIATYKKPLVCLTNGVVMGGGAGLSMHASFRVVTEKTVFAMPEAILGYFPDVGASHFLSKLPGYFGEYLGLTGARLDGETMLACGLATHFVFSKDLPLLEHALSSVDSSNASDILSVINNYACKSNMKEEEPHKRLKSINRCFSRQTVEGILHSLEEELLNNSAEKWIAEAVNSMKSASPTSLKISLRSIREGRGQTIEQCLAREYTIFCNIVRRKITNDFYEGSRAIFFDKDKKPKWEPPKLELVEAEMVDMLFKAIEDDDDWNCLQLPARSSNMLDHARSKL encoded by the exons ATGCAGTCTCTGAGCTCTACCGAGTTGTTCCGCAGAGACTTGACCGAGCAGCCG GTGCTGTTTGAAGAGCATTCGGGAGTGAGAAAGGTGATCTTGAACCGGCCTTCCAAGTTAAACTCCCTCAATCTCGAAATG ATTTCTCAGATGTTTAGCAAGTTGAAGATCTACGAGGACGATCCTACTATCAATGCTGTCATCTTGAAG GGAAACGGGAAAGCATTTTGTGCAGGCGGTGATGTTTTCCAAAGTATCTGCTCCATGTTAACAG GACATTGGAGCTTTGGAGCAAGCTTTTACAAGAAACAACTCACCTTGGATCACTTGATAGCCACCTATAAAAAGCCTTTG GTATGCCTCACCAATGGAGTTGTAATGGGCGGTGGCGCTGGACTCTCCATGCACGCAAGCTTTAGAGTCGTGACAGAGAAGACG GTATTTGCAATGCCTGAAGCAATACTCGGATACTTTCCGGATGTGGGTGCATCTCATTTCCTATCCAAGCTTCCCGGTTACTTTG GTGAATATCTAGGATTAACCGGAGCACGGCTGGATGGAGAAACAATGCTTGCATGTGGCCTCGCAACtcattttgtcttttcaaag GATCTTCCTCTTTTAGAACACGCTCTCTCTTCGGTGGATTCGTCAAATGCATCAGACATATTGTCGGTCATCAACAATTATGCGTGCAAATCCAATATGAAAGAGGAAGAACCCCACAAAAG ATTGAAGAGCATAAACAGATGTTTCTCAAGACAGACGGTGGAGGGCATATTACATTCTCTT GAGGAGGAGCTGCTAAATAACTCGGCAGAGAAATGGATTGCCGAGGCAGTAAACAGTATGAAGTCTGCTAGTCCGACCAGCCTAAAGATTTCTCTGAGATCG ATAAGAGAAGGACGTGGTCAGACGATTGAACAATGTCTAGCTCGCGAGTACACCATCTTTTGCAACATTGTGCGAAGGAAGATCACCAATGACTTCTACGAG GGTTCAAGGGCAATATTTTTCGATAAAGACAAAAAACCCAAG TGGGAGCCGCCGAAGTTAGAGTTGGTCGAAGCAGAGATGGTGGACATGCTATTTAAAGCGATCGAGGATGATGACGACTGGAATTGTCTACAGCTCCCTGCACGGTCCTCCAACATGCTTGACCACGCAAGGTCAAAGCTCTAA
- the LOC104440575 gene encoding secoisolariciresinol dehydrogenase, producing the protein MATTTLLPQEARRLEGKVAVITGGAGGIGESTARLFSKHGAKVIIADIRDDLGKSVCVDLGAETASFVHCDVSIESDVENAIATAVDKFGKLDIMVNNAAISDPLKANILDNDKADFERVISVNLTGVFLGTKHAARAMIPSRSGSIINVGSVSSSVGGVASHAYTSSKHAVVGLTRNVASELGRYGIRVNCLSPYFILTPLTKEFFKIDENAGVRVYSNLDGVSLQEEDVAKAAVYLGSDESKYVSGQNLAVDGGFTTINPAFGLFARA; encoded by the exons ATGGCGACCACAACACTCCTCCCCCAGGAAGCACGAAG ACTGGAGGGAAAGGTGGCAGTGATCACAGGTGGGGCGGGCGGCATAGGAGAATCGACCGCGAGGCTCTTCTCGAAGCATGGGGCTAAAGTCATTATAGCCGACATTCGCGACGACTTGGGCAAGTCTGTGTGTGTGGATCTGGGGGCCGAGACTGCATCCTTTGTGCATTGCGATGTATCAATCGAGTCCGATGTTGAAAACGCTATTGCCACTGCGGTCGACAAGTTTGGAAAGCTGGACATAATGGTGAACAATGCTGCGATCAGTGACCCGCTCAAGGCCAACATATTGGACAATGACAAGGCCGACTTTGAGAGGGTGATCAGCGTGAACTTGACGGGTGTCTTCTTAGGGACCAAGCACGCTGCTCGAGCCATGATCCCGTCGCGGAGCGGAAGCATAATCAATGTCGGGAGCGTCAGCTCGAGCGTGGGCGGGGTGGCGTCCCACGCGTACACCAGCTCCAAGCACGCCGTCGTGGGCCTCACACGGAACGTGGCCTCGGAGCTCGGGCGATACGGGATTCGCGTTAACTGTCTCTCACCTTATTTCATTCTGACTCCATTGACAAAGGAGTTCTTCAAAATCGACGAGAATGCAGGAGTCCGAGTGTATTCTAACTTGGATGGGGTGAGTCTACAGGAAGAAGATGTGGCGAAGGCTGCTGTGTATCTGGGGAGTGACGAGTCCAAATACGTCAGTGGCCAGAATCTGGCGGTGGATGGAGGTTTCACCACCATCAATCCCGCCTTTGGATTGTTTGCTCGTGCTTAA